In Pseudoroseomonas cervicalis, the DNA window CAGTCCAGCGCCTGGTCGCGCAGCGCGGCGGCGTCGGGGGTCGCCAGCGGGTCCAGCGCCAGCACCGGCACATGCAGCCGCGCCATGCCGAGCTGCGCCAGCGTGGCGCGGGAGCAGGAGCCGGACAGCACCGCCATGGCGCCCCTGGCCGGGGGCAGCGCATCGGCGTCGCTGCGGTCCGGCAGCAGCCCGGCGGCGCGGAAATTCTGCGGCAGCCCCATCGCCAGGCCGGAGCCGCCGGTGACCAGCGCATGCCCGTCGCAGGCGGTGCCGAGTGCCAGCAGATGCTGCTCGGTCAGCGCATCGGCGATGGCGTAGCGGCGGCCGCCATCGCGCAGCCGGTGCATCGCCTGGCGGATGGCCGTCACACCCTGCTCGACCACGGCGAAGGGCAGCAGCCCGACGCCGCCATCGGTCTGCCGCGCCAGCACGCGCAGCAGGTTGGGGTCGCGCATCGGCGTCAGCGGGTGGTGCTCCATGCCGCTCTCGCTCAGCAGCGACGCACCGACGAAGAGATGCCCCTGATAGACGCTGCGGCCATTCGCCGGAAAGGCCGGGCAGGCGATGGCGAAGCCCGATTGCAGCCGGCGCAGCAGCGCATCGGCGACGGGGCCGATATTGCCGGCCTCCGTGCTGTCGAAGGTGGAGCAGTATTTGAAGAAGATCTGCTTCGCGCCACCGGCCAGCAGCGCCTCGCAGGCGGCCAGGCTCTGCGCCACCGCCTCCGCCACCGGGGCGGTGCGGGTCTTCAGCGCGATGATCACGGCATCCGCCTCGGGCAGCGGCGCATGAGGCACGCCGATCACCTGCACGCTGCGCATGCCCTGCGCCACCAGCATGGCGGCAAGGTCGGTGGCGCCGGTGAAATCATCGGCGATGCAGCCGAGCAAAGGCATAATCCAAAAACTCCCAAAAGCAGGGGCTCCGCCCCTGACCCCGCTGGGGGGACAGGGTCCCCCCAGACCCCGCCATCAGTGGGGGGGCAAGGCCAGCAGATCGGTGTGGCCAATGCGGACGGAGAGGCGGCCGCGGCGGGCCTGGGCGCGACGCGCCTCGGCCCAGCCGCGCAGCAAGGGCGCGGTGCCGGGGGGCAGGGCAGCGCGGGCCGCCTGCGCATGGCCCTCGGCCAGCGTGTCCGCCATCACCGGCGTGGCGCCAGGCACGAACCAGGGGCTGGGGGCGGTCTGCACCCGGAAGCCCGCCCCCCGGAAGGCGCGCGCCATCGCCGCCGGCGCCGCGGGGCCCAGCGCCCTGCCAAACCCCTTGTCGCGCCCCTGGTCGCGGCGGAAACCACGCGCCACCAGCCCATCGGCCGGATGCGGCGGGCTGAAACGGTCCCGCCCATCGACATTCAGCGCGGCATAGAAGGGCACCCGCAGCGCGCCCGCCATCTGCCGCACCCAGCGATGCGAGACCAAATCGCACAGCGCCGTGCTGACCACGCCATCCGCCTTGTCCAGCGGCAGGGCGGAGGGTCCGGCGGCGAGGTCGGCCACCAGCCCCTCCACCCGCCAGACGCCCTGCGGCGTGTGCACCAGCAGCGTGGTCGGGCGCGGCCAGGTGGTGGTCCAGCCGGCCAGGATCGCCCGCTCCTCGATGGTGGCGAAGGCGCGCTGCAGCAGCGCTGCATCGGCATCCACCAGCGTCCAGAATTGCGACCGCCCCAGGATCGGCGCCAGCCAGCGCAGCAGCGAGCCGGTGCCGGCGCCGAGATCCAGCAGATGCGGCCGCGGCGGCAGCGCCTCGGCCAGGGCGATCGCCAGCGACGCGTTGCGGGCGCGGGCGTCGAAGGGCTCGCGCAGCTCCAGCCAATCGGCCTCGAAGGGTTCGCTCATGCGCTGACCTGCTCCAGCTCGGCGGCGAAGGCGGTGGCGCGGTCCGTCCAGCGCGGCAGGCGCTGCCCGGCCTGCCAGGCGGCCTCCGCCATGTCGGCGCGCAACCGCGTGTCGAAGATCACCCGCCGCATGGCGCGGGAGAGCGAGGTGACATCCCCCGGCGCCGCCACCACCCCGGCCTCGCGTGGGACGAGGTCGGCGATGGCGCCGCCGGCGGTGATGGCGACCGGCAGGCCGCGCGCCAGCGCCTCGGCCGCCGCCATGCCATAGCCTTCCCAATGGGTCGCCAGCGCGAACAGGTCGGCGCGGGCATAGAGCGCCTCCAGCGCCGCCTGCCCGACCTCGCCGGCGAAGCTGACGCGCTGGTCGATCGCCAGCTCCACGGCCAAAGCGCGCAGCCCCTCGGCATGCACGGGGTCGCGCGGCGCGCCGGCGATGGTCAGCGACCAGTCGAGATCCGGCAGCTTGGCCAGCGCCCGCATCAGCACGTCATGCCCCTTGCGCGGCACCAGCACGCCGACGGCCAGGATGGCGCAGCCCGGCCCGCCCGAGCCCCGCGCGCGCGGCGCCGGGTCGGTGCCCGGCTCGACCACGCCGATGCGCGCCGGATCGGCGCCGAACTCGCCCGGCAGCCGGTCGGCGGTGAGGCGGGAGGTGGCGACCAGCCGCGCCAGGCGTGGGAAGAGCAGCGCCTCGCGCCGCTTCAGCTCGGCGCGCTCCGCCTCGGTGAAGCCGGGCTCGATGGCGGTCGGGTGGTGGATCAGCCCGACGGCGCCGCGCGCTTCCAGCTCCTCCACGAAAGGCGCGAAGGCGGGCAGGCCGAGCCCGTCGATGATCAGCCGCGTCCCCTGCGGCACCGCATCCAGCGCGGCGCGGGCCGAGGCCTCGGCCGCGTCATCGGGCAGCGGGTGGCGGCCGGACAGCTCCACCACCTCCACCGCATGCCCGGCTTCGGAGAAACCCTGCACCAGGCGGCGGTCATAGCCATAGCCGCCGGAGATGGTGGCGAAGGGGCCGGGGACCAGCAGGGCGATGCGCATGCTCACGCCGGCTCCGCCTCATAGGCCGCCCAGGCCAGCGGGCTTTCGCGCAGCAGCACCTTGATGCCGGTGACGGCACCGCCGCCCGCGCCCAGCCGCCCCTCGCGCAGCGCCGCCGAGAGCAGGGCATGGATGTGCTGGCAGAGGAATTCGGTGCTGGTGTTCTGCCCGGCGAATTGCGGCAGCGTGTCGAGATTGTTGTAGTCGAACCCGTCCAGGATGCGGCGCAGCTCGACCCGCGCGGCGGCGATGTCGATCAGCAGATTGTCGGGGCCGAGGCGCGGGGCACGGAACTCCGCCTCCACCACGAAGGTGGCGCCGTGCACGCGCTGCGCGGGCCCGAAGCCCTCGCCGCGGAAGCTGTGCGCGACCATGATGTGGTCGGCGACGGTCAGGCTGAACATCGGCATCCCTTCGTAAAAGTCACGGAGCGTAGGTGATGACGGGGCAGAGCGGCGCAACCTCTCCCTCGGCCGGCTTGCCGAGCAAAGCGGGCAGCCGCGCCGGCAATTCGGCGAAGGGCAGGGTCGGGCCGCACAGCGTGTCGAGCGCCGGATCCGCCAGCAGCGAGAGGGCCAGCGCCATGCGCTGCCCATGGCAGCGGCGCCCGCGCATGCTGCCCGAGACGGCGCCGACCTGGGTGGAGCGGAGGGTGAGGCGCTTGGCGTGGAAATCCTCGCCCAGCGGCAGGGAAACGGGCGCGTCGCCGAACCAGGAGGCTTCGAGGATGCGCGCCTCGAAGGCCGCATGGGCCAGGGCATGGCGCAGCCCGTCGCCGCTGGCCGAGGCGTGGATGATCAGCTCCTGCTCGCCCGGGCTGTCCTCGGGCAGGGCGAAGCGGCAGCCCAGCGCCTCGGCCTGGGCGCGGCGGCGCGGATCGGTGTCCAGCAGCGTCACCTCGGCGCCCGGCAGCCGCGCCAGCAGGAAGCCGGCCAGCAGCCCGACCACGCCGGCGCCGATCACCAGGATGCGCTCGCCGAGCCGCGGCTCGGCATCCCAGACGATGTTCAGCGCGGTTTCCATATTGGCGCCGAGCACGGCGCGATGGTCCGGCACCGCATCCGGCACCGTGGTGCAGAGCGCGGCGGGGGCGATGAAGCGGTCCTGGTGCGGGTGCAGGCAGAAGACGCGCTGGCCCCGCCACTCCGCCGGACCCTGCTCGACATGGCCGACCGCGGCGTAGCCATATTTCACCGGGAAGGGGAAATCTCCCTCCTGCAGCGGCGCGCGCATCGCCGCCCATTGGCTTTCCGGCACGCGGCCCTGCAGCACCAGCCGCTCCGTCCCGCGCGAGACGCCGCTGGCCAAGGCGCGCACCAGCAGCTCGCCCTCGGCGGGCGGGGAGAGGTCTTCCTCGCGGATCTCGCCCTGGCCCGGGGCGGTGGTCCAGAAGGCCCGCGCCCTCATGCGGCGCAGACCGCCGGGCGGGCGCGGTGCAGGGCGATGTCGAACAGCACATCCTCGCCCAGACGGTGCACGCCCCAGGCGAAGCGCAGCCCATCGGCGATGCGCGCCGCCTCGGGCAAAGTGAAGGCGGGGATGCCGCTGCCCAGCAGCACCGGCGCCACGGTGACATGCAGCCGGTCCAGGCAGCCGGCGGCGAGGAAGCGGGAGACGGTGAGGCCGCCGCCCTCGACAAAGATGCGCCGGAGCCCGCGCGCGGCCAGCATCGGCAGCAGGGCCGGCAGGTCGATGCCGCCGATCGCGGCGCGGGGCGCGCGCAGCAGCTCCGCCGCGCCGTGCCGGTCGCGCGGCAGGCCGCGCTCCGGCGCGTCCTCGGCGCAGACCAGCAGCGTCGGCGGGCCGCCCGCGGCGAAGACGCGATATTCGGTGCCAAGCGTCCGGCTGGTGTCGATGACCACCCGCACCGGGTTGGGGCCGGGGCAGTCGCGCGTGGTCAGGCGCGGATCGTCATGCTTCACCGTGCCGGCGCCGACCAGCACGGCATCGCAGAGCGCGCGCAGCCGGTGGGTGTGCAGCAGGTCGCCGGGGCCGCCGATCCACTGGCTGGAGCCGCCGGCGGTGGCGATGCGGCCATCCAGCGTCTGCGCCAGCCGGCCCAGCACCAGGCAGCCATCCTGCGCCTGCGCGCTGGCCAGGATGGGGGCGAAGAGTTCGGTGAGCGGGCCGGGCGGCAATGCCGCGAGGTCGCCGCCCTGCCGCGCGCGCAGCAGCGCCTGCCAGGCGGGGCTGTCGGCCGCGCATTCTTCCGGGGGCTGCGGCGGGGTCGGGGCGGTGGCGTGCATGCGCGGCCTCTATGCCCGAAAACCGCATGGGGATGTATCCCCCCGGCCGCGATGGGCGGCCGGGCCGGGCTGTCGGGCAGAGCCAGCCGGCGCTGCTGCAACGCGGGGCGCGCGGCAAAGGCGGCAGCACGGCGCCGCATCGTGCGGGAACGGACCGCGCC includes these proteins:
- the otnK gene encoding 3-oxo-tetronate kinase, which translates into the protein MPLLGCIADDFTGATDLAAMLVAQGMRSVQVIGVPHAPLPEADAVIIALKTRTAPVAEAVAQSLAACEALLAGGAKQIFFKYCSTFDSTEAGNIGPVADALLRRLQSGFAIACPAFPANGRSVYQGHLFVGASLLSESGMEHHPLTPMRDPNLLRVLARQTDGGVGLLPFAVVEQGVTAIRQAMHRLRDGGRRYAIADALTEQHLLALGTACDGHALVTGGSGLAMGLPQNFRAAGLLPDRSDADALPPARGAMAVLSGSCSRATLAQLGMARLHVPVLALDPLATPDAAALRDQALDWAEGKLSEARPIVIAASAPPEQVAALQAKLGRDEAGALVEEALAGIAEALVARGVKRLVVAGGETSGAVVQRLGITTLRIGPQIDPGVPWTHAEVQGLHLALKSGNFGARDFFLKAFQP
- a CDS encoding zinc-binding alcohol dehydrogenase — its product is MRARAFWTTAPGQGEIREEDLSPPAEGELLVRALASGVSRGTERLVLQGRVPESQWAAMRAPLQEGDFPFPVKYGYAAVGHVEQGPAEWRGQRVFCLHPHQDRFIAPAALCTTVPDAVPDHRAVLGANMETALNIVWDAEPRLGERILVIGAGVVGLLAGFLLARLPGAEVTLLDTDPRRRAQAEALGCRFALPEDSPGEQELIIHASASGDGLRHALAHAAFEARILEASWFGDAPVSLPLGEDFHAKRLTLRSTQVGAVSGSMRGRRCHGQRMALALSLLADPALDTLCGPTLPFAELPARLPALLGKPAEGEVAPLCPVITYAP
- a CDS encoding RibD family protein, whose protein sequence is MHATAPTPPQPPEECAADSPAWQALLRARQGGDLAALPPGPLTELFAPILASAQAQDGCLVLGRLAQTLDGRIATAGGSSQWIGGPGDLLHTHRLRALCDAVLVGAGTVKHDDPRLTTRDCPGPNPVRVVIDTSRTLGTEYRVFAAGGPPTLLVCAEDAPERGLPRDRHGAAELLRAPRAAIGGIDLPALLPMLAARGLRRIFVEGGGLTVSRFLAAGCLDRLHVTVAPVLLGSGIPAFTLPEAARIADGLRFAWGVHRLGEDVLFDIALHRARPAVCAA
- a CDS encoding 6-carboxytetrahydropterin synthase; its protein translation is MFSLTVADHIMVAHSFRGEGFGPAQRVHGATFVVEAEFRAPRLGPDNLLIDIAAARVELRRILDGFDYNNLDTLPQFAGQNTSTEFLCQHIHALLSAALREGRLGAGGGAVTGIKVLLRESPLAWAAYEAEPA
- a CDS encoding class I SAM-dependent methyltransferase; translation: MSEPFEADWLELREPFDARARNASLAIALAEALPPRPHLLDLGAGTGSLLRWLAPILGRSQFWTLVDADAALLQRAFATIEERAILAGWTTTWPRPTTLLVHTPQGVWRVEGLVADLAAGPSALPLDKADGVVSTALCDLVSHRWVRQMAGALRVPFYAALNVDGRDRFSPPHPADGLVARGFRRDQGRDKGFGRALGPAAPAAMARAFRGAGFRVQTAPSPWFVPGATPVMADTLAEGHAQAARAALPPGTAPLLRGWAEARRAQARRGRLSVRIGHTDLLALPPH
- a CDS encoding glycosyltransferase family 4 protein is translated as MRIALLVPGPFATISGGYGYDRRLVQGFSEAGHAVEVVELSGRHPLPDDAAEASARAALDAVPQGTRLIIDGLGLPAFAPFVEELEARGAVGLIHHPTAIEPGFTEAERAELKRREALLFPRLARLVATSRLTADRLPGEFGADPARIGVVEPGTDPAPRARGSGGPGCAILAVGVLVPRKGHDVLMRALAKLPDLDWSLTIAGAPRDPVHAEGLRALAVELAIDQRVSFAGEVGQAALEALYARADLFALATHWEGYGMAAAEALARGLPVAITAGGAIADLVPREAGVVAAPGDVTSLSRAMRRVIFDTRLRADMAEAAWQAGQRLPRWTDRATAFAAELEQVSA